The genomic region CGCCCGCCTCGTCCGTCATGCGGAACATGCCGATGGCGCGGCACTTGATCAGGCAGCCCGGGAACGTCGGCTCGTCAAGGATGACCAGCGCGTCCAGCGGGTCGCCGTCCTCGCCGAGGGTGTTCTCGACGAAGCCGTAGTCGGCCGGGTAGCTGGTCGAGGTGAAGAGGCGACGGTCCAGACGGATCCGGCCGGTCTCGTGGTCCACCTCGTACTTGTTCCGCGAACCCTTGGGGATCTCGATGGTGACGTCGAACTCCACGTCCTGCTCCTCCATGATCAGCTTCATTGCTTCGAGACTGCATCGCTTCAAATGCACGCGCGTCCGGCCCAGCCGCCCAGCCCTGCCGGGTGGGGTGCCATGCTCGCGGCAAGACGCAGTGGTTAAGTGTCCCTCACGCATATGTGTGATCGCGAAAGGGGCTGGTCCGAGGTGCCATTGGTCAAGACGTGGCAGCTCATCGCGGGCTCGGCCGTCGCCGGCCTCGCCCTGTCGGTGGCAGTGGTGACCGCCGCCGGTCCATGGGACTCCGGCCAGCGTAAGGCCGAGCGGGACAAGGCTGCCTCCTGGAGCGTTACGGGTGGCGCAGATCACGGTCCCGAGTCCCAGCCGCAGGC from Streptomyces sp. NBC_00190 harbors:
- a CDS encoding inorganic diphosphatase, translated to MEFDVTIEIPKGSRNKYEVDHETGRIRLDRRLFTSTSYPADYGFVENTLGEDGDPLDALVILDEPTFPGCLIKCRAIGMFRMTDEAGGDDKLLCVPASDPRVEHLRDIHHVSEFDRLEIQHFFEVYKDLEPGKSVEGADWVGRAEAEAEIEASYKRLEAQGGHH